A part of Vulcanisaeta moutnovskia 768-28 genomic DNA contains:
- a CDS encoding dihydrodipicolinate synthase family protein has translation MEFRGAVAEVFIPLNASGDIDEGRVGAMLDFLLRRGVEGFYVGGFGAEAFAFTTEERLGFLRMVVGYVRDRVPVSFLVSEMSIKRAVEVIREVGKIGIDVLTIPQPYPQQFGERGILDYVCALSREFGGDVMLYNEPAVGNPLNSSMVIKILDKCPNIEYLKDSSHDMIGLHTILSAHPELRVMAGSDGLIYDIMLAGGVGVVSLVINPFPELIVRIVNELRSGNYVEARRLQEFIVRVRSVLKAGGLSGGYRYAMSLVGIDIGKTRPPYEDPDEKTKDFIRNSLISLGLIKQ, from the coding sequence ATGGAGTTTAGGGGTGCTGTGGCTGAGGTTTTCATACCACTTAATGCGAGCGGTGATATTGATGAGGGTAGGGTTGGTGCGATGCTTGATTTCCTGCTTAGGCGTGGTGTTGAGGGTTTCTACGTTGGTGGGTTTGGTGCCGAGGCCTTCGCCTTCACTACTGAGGAGAGGCTTGGTTTCTTGAGAATGGTTGTTGGTTATGTGCGTGATAGGGTCCCTGTGTCATTCCTGGTTTCTGAAATGAGTATTAAGAGGGCTGTTGAGGTTATCAGGGAGGTCGGTAAAATCGGTATTGATGTATTGACGATACCACAGCCATACCCACAGCAATTTGGTGAGAGGGGTATCCTGGACTATGTGTGTGCGTTGTCCAGGGAGTTCGGCGGCGACGTAATGCTCTATAACGAGCCAGCCGTTGGAAATCCCCTGAACTCATCAATGGTTATTAAAATCCTGGATAAATGCCCAAACATTGAGTACCTTAAGGATAGTTCACATGATATGATCGGCCTGCATACAATACTGTCTGCGCATCCTGAGTTGAGGGTTATGGCTGGTAGTGATGGCTTGATATACGACATAATGCTCGCCGGAGGCGTGGGCGTCGTGTCGCTGGTGATAAACCCATTTCCTGAGTTGATAGTTAGGATTGTCAATGAGTTGAGAAGTGGTAACTACGTGGAGGCGAGGAGACTCCAGGAGTTCATAGTAAGGGTTAGGAGTGTGTTGAAGGCAGGTGGCTTGAGTGGTGGTTATAGGTATGCAATGTCCCTCGTTGGTATTGATATCGGCAAAACAAGACCGCCTTACGAAGACCCTGATGAGAAGACAAAGGATTTCATTAGGAATTCATTGATTTCGCTCGGCCTTATTAAGCAGTGA
- a CDS encoding aldehyde ferredoxin oxidoreductase N-terminal domain-containing protein — MKVLRIDLNANSLRTEEIPAQGPITLGIKIHNEAKSWSLDPLDPNVPFIIGMGPFVGGKMPGFHRLIAVFKSPMTRTLHVAALGGAAYKFMGSGIDTIVITGKSKKPIVIFASSDGIELRNIEPVFEYGNYHGAYAFTKYLLDTYRDFFVKYNARAVVVGPAALGTYNGALVSIDVNPLKGEFRPGAEDFAARGGPGTALVMGHNVVGIVAGGTYKARYTKVNDMDFINKIMIESFKKPFRQVMDEKTIKYRFDPSIGTGGTFGVNYPHYRELLPLFGYKSIYLPREVRIQHVEAILRLFWKPFNDEVFVKSKSWYNCGDFGCSVVCKKVWRGKKVDYEPFHAMGPFIGNYIFEEAVPLVDLIDQYGLDAIEMGHVVAWVFDAIEHGLLRPDETGLSDKPAFDPVRFNPDVDSRKNARLAGEVIKGFVEKSSEILKLIAENGVRVAARKLDEIFHDRVLKIGKSFRDLVVYVAYGNEGYMTPNFYWAPGMVAPMYMLGRYWTNYTPTFMGPEDFAKSSLNRAIAEALIDDSGLCRFHRGWAEPVLDRLYIEITGMQPNKDIYKELAEYSIRANTEPKPWEGERARDVVSTMAREVGSKEWSFEDYEDYINWWRRFKETIDSGLGLTPLITA; from the coding sequence GTGAAAGTACTTAGGATAGACCTTAATGCGAATTCCCTGAGAACTGAGGAAATACCTGCGCAAGGACCAATAACGCTAGGCATTAAGATACATAATGAGGCTAAGTCCTGGAGCCTAGATCCACTTGACCCTAATGTACCGTTTATAATTGGTATGGGCCCCTTTGTTGGTGGTAAAATGCCTGGCTTCCATAGGTTAATAGCCGTATTCAAGAGCCCAATGACAAGGACTCTCCATGTCGCCGCCCTAGGTGGTGCTGCATACAAATTCATGGGATCTGGCATTGATACAATTGTGATAACCGGCAAGTCAAAGAAACCCATAGTTATTTTCGCATCAAGTGACGGGATTGAATTAAGGAATATAGAACCCGTTTTTGAGTATGGGAATTACCACGGCGCCTATGCATTCACTAAGTACCTACTCGATACCTACAGAGACTTCTTCGTTAAGTATAACGCCAGGGCTGTGGTTGTTGGCCCAGCAGCGTTGGGTACCTACAATGGCGCCCTAGTGTCTATTGACGTTAATCCATTAAAGGGCGAGTTTAGGCCGGGAGCTGAGGACTTCGCTGCCAGGGGTGGACCAGGCACCGCTCTTGTCATGGGTCATAACGTGGTTGGCATTGTGGCTGGCGGTACGTATAAGGCAAGATATACCAAGGTTAATGATATGGACTTCATAAATAAGATAATGATTGAGTCCTTCAAGAAGCCCTTTAGGCAGGTTATGGATGAGAAGACCATTAAGTATAGGTTTGACCCAAGTATAGGCACTGGTGGTACATTCGGCGTTAACTACCCACATTACCGTGAGTTACTGCCTCTCTTCGGTTATAAGTCCATATACCTACCCAGGGAGGTGAGGATTCAACACGTCGAAGCAATACTGAGGCTCTTCTGGAAACCCTTTAATGATGAAGTCTTCGTTAAAAGCAAGAGCTGGTACAACTGCGGTGACTTCGGATGCTCAGTCGTTTGTAAGAAGGTTTGGCGTGGTAAGAAGGTAGATTACGAACCATTCCACGCCATGGGCCCATTCATTGGCAATTACATATTTGAGGAAGCCGTACCGCTCGTGGACCTAATAGACCAATACGGCCTGGATGCAATTGAGATGGGGCATGTGGTTGCGTGGGTTTTTGACGCTATTGAACATGGCCTGTTAAGACCTGACGAGACTGGACTTAGTGATAAGCCCGCATTTGATCCAGTGAGGTTTAATCCCGATGTTGACTCGAGAAAGAACGCGAGACTGGCCGGTGAGGTTATTAAGGGCTTTGTTGAGAAGTCCAGTGAGATACTTAAGTTAATTGCCGAGAATGGTGTTAGAGTCGCTGCGAGGAAACTTGACGAGATATTCCATGACAGGGTCTTGAAAATTGGTAAGTCCTTTAGGGACTTAGTGGTTTATGTCGCCTATGGTAATGAGGGCTATATGACCCCGAATTTCTACTGGGCCCCTGGAATGGTTGCACCAATGTACATGCTAGGTAGATATTGGACTAATTACACACCAACATTCATGGGACCTGAGGATTTTGCAAAGTCATCACTTAATAGGGCAATTGCTGAAGCCTTGATTGATGATTCCGGCCTTTGCAGGTTCCATAGGGGCTGGGCTGAACCAGTGCTTGATAGACTGTATATCGAGATTACCGGCATGCAACCCAATAAGGATATCTATAAGGAACTTGCTGAATACTCAATAAGGGCTAATACAGAGCCTAAGCCCTGGGAGGGCGAGAGGGCTAGGGACGTGGTCTCAACAATGGCTAGGGAGGTTGGTTCTAAGGAATGGAGCTTTGAGGATTATGAGGACTACATTAATTGGTGGAGGAGGTTTAAGGAAACCATCGACTCAGGCCTTGGATTAACCCCACTAATCACTGCTTAA
- a CDS encoding CBS domain-containing protein, which produces MRIKELIRDGVISCKSTDPITCAVAKMYMHNVGSILIIDEDGKPTGIFTERDLVRVVAEGISLDTPLMKVMSKKLITANTSESVISAAMKMIENNIRHLPVVEEGKTVGMVSIRDLVRALMAQELSYP; this is translated from the coding sequence ATGAGGATCAAGGAATTAATTAGGGATGGAGTCATATCCTGTAAATCCACTGACCCAATAACCTGTGCTGTTGCCAAAATGTATATGCATAATGTCGGTAGTATCCTTATTATTGATGAGGATGGAAAACCAACTGGAATATTTACGGAAAGAGACCTGGTTAGGGTTGTGGCTGAGGGTATTAGTCTTGACACACCGTTAATGAAGGTAATGAGTAAGAAATTAATTACTGCGAATACGTCAGAGTCGGTAATATCGGCTGCAATGAAGATGATTGAGAATAATATAAGGCATTTGCCAGTTGTTGAGGAGGGTAAAACGGTGGGTATGGTAAGTATTAGGGACTTAGTAAGGGCGTTAATGGCTCAGGAATTATCCTATCCATAA
- a CDS encoding MBL fold metallo-hydrolase: MNRLRAYYDDGIVIEYENNRFIIDPLRKPSGSFNAVLITHGHRDHVNPRTLRNVSPIIMSNETAIIIRARDGENLRHITISPGSKLAVNNVLIESFNAGHVIGSLSYVLDFGDLRVGITGDFNVEPSILLDGAKGLDVDILIMEATYGDPDYVFPSRHEVYNELRAVVEDGVKDGVVLLMGQPLGRGQELTALLKDYPLYVEPSIKVINNALDLRYGMVISGSPPKGSVIIMGIPRDVTRLTKVLRSRYGRARVVALSGMYAKRSRVVWLNQIGVDAIPLSSHSDFPGLIDFVLSSGAKLVYTVYGNATKFAKYLRNELGIMARPLPGPSQLTMDYFLW, encoded by the coding sequence ATGAATAGGCTTAGGGCGTATTATGACGATGGGATTGTTATTGAATACGAAAATAATAGATTCATAATTGATCCATTAAGGAAGCCCAGCGGATCCTTTAATGCCGTATTAATAACACATGGTCATAGGGATCACGTTAATCCGAGAACTCTTCGCAATGTATCACCGATCATTATGAGCAATGAGACTGCGATCATAATTAGGGCTCGCGATGGTGAGAATCTAAGGCACATCACGATTAGTCCAGGCTCTAAGCTTGCCGTTAATAATGTTTTAATTGAATCGTTTAACGCGGGTCATGTAATTGGCAGTTTATCCTACGTACTTGACTTTGGTGATCTTAGGGTTGGGATTACTGGGGATTTTAATGTGGAGCCATCAATACTGCTAGATGGTGCTAAGGGTCTTGATGTTGATATCTTAATTATGGAGGCTACATATGGTGATCCAGACTACGTGTTCCCAAGTAGGCATGAGGTGTATAATGAGTTAAGGGCAGTTGTTGAGGATGGTGTTAAGGACGGGGTTGTGTTGCTTATGGGTCAACCGCTTGGTCGTGGTCAAGAACTCACGGCATTGCTTAAGGATTACCCACTCTATGTGGAGCCTAGTATTAAGGTAATTAATAATGCCTTGGATCTAAGGTATGGTATGGTAATTAGTGGTTCTCCGCCAAAAGGTTCCGTAATTATCATGGGGATTCCCAGGGACGTCACTCGGCTCACTAAAGTCTTGAGAAGTAGGTATGGAAGAGCCAGGGTTGTGGCATTAAGTGGTATGTATGCTAAGCGTTCTAGGGTTGTTTGGCTTAATCAAATTGGTGTAGATGCAATTCCGCTAAGTAGCCACTCTGATTTCCCTGGGCTTATAGATTTCGTTCTAAGTAGTGGAGCTAAGCTTGTGTATACCGTTTATGGTAATGCCACTAAATTCGCTAAATACCTGAGAAATGAACTGGGGATCATGGCTAGACCCCTCCCTGGGCCTAGTCAATTAACAATGGATTACTTCCTGTGGTAA
- a CDS encoding SAM hydrolase/SAM-dependent halogenase family protein, with amino-acid sequence MRPVITLLTDFGYDSYFVPSMKGVILSLNPEAVIIDITHSIPQFNVHKAAFTLWASYKYFPKGTIHVVVVDPGVGTSRRAIAIKTRNYYFVGPDNGVLMMAAEDDGIIDIRAIENRDFMRPVVSSTFHGRDIFAPVAAYLSLGLDITLLGSRVTDPARLPGITNRVSRNIANSMIIYIDHFGNAYTGIRESDLGVLGLKYGDELRIVIPRRNTDLRVRFLRSYGYAGDGEVLALINSEGFLELSINRDNFAQKYGVVEGDEVTLFVIK; translated from the coding sequence ATGAGACCCGTAATAACATTACTCACGGACTTTGGCTATGATTCGTATTTCGTACCATCAATGAAAGGTGTGATACTTAGTTTAAATCCGGAGGCCGTAATAATTGATATAACGCATTCAATACCGCAATTCAATGTGCATAAGGCAGCATTCACCCTATGGGCTTCATATAAGTACTTCCCAAAGGGAACGATACACGTGGTTGTTGTGGATCCGGGCGTTGGTACATCGAGGAGGGCTATCGCCATTAAGACAAGGAATTACTACTTTGTTGGGCCGGACAATGGTGTTTTAATGATGGCTGCTGAGGATGATGGTATCATCGATATTAGGGCTATCGAGAATAGGGATTTCATGAGACCTGTTGTGTCAAGCACGTTTCATGGACGTGACATATTTGCACCAGTTGCGGCTTACTTAAGCCTTGGTCTGGACATAACATTACTGGGGTCTCGAGTTACTGATCCAGCAAGACTACCAGGCATTACAAATAGAGTTTCTAGGAATATTGCTAATTCAATGATTATTTATATTGATCATTTCGGAAATGCCTACACGGGTATTCGGGAGAGTGATCTCGGGGTTCTTGGTCTTAAGTACGGTGATGAATTACGCATTGTCATACCAAGGAGGAATACGGACCTTAGGGTTAGGTTCCTGAGAAGTTATGGTTATGCCGGTGATGGTGAGGTATTAGCATTAATAAATAGTGAGGGATTTTTGGAGCTCTCAATAAATAGGGATAACTTTGCACAAAAATACGGTGTTGTGGAGGGTGATGAAGTTACTCTCTTCGTTATTAAATAA
- a CDS encoding methylated-DNA--[protein]-cysteine S-methyltransferase encodes MHCIILPIREIGVLETCIYGDRIREVKVRIGIDGIKESTRDPIAETISRYIMGLVEPKEIIRYLELGPGLLGLAQVAMLSIPRGKVATYAQLARLLNTSPRAVGKLASANKLPVIVPCHRVIKSDGSLGGYSISDSSIKLRLLEMEGVRVVNGKVAKQHNVSDTVLTKNFRELLNYVSQNMII; translated from the coding sequence ATGCATTGCATAATTTTGCCAATAAGAGAGATTGGAGTCCTGGAGACGTGTATTTACGGTGATAGGATTCGGGAAGTCAAGGTTAGGATTGGAATTGATGGAATTAAGGAGAGCACTAGAGACCCCATTGCAGAGACTATATCAAGATACATAATGGGGTTAGTAGAACCAAAGGAAATAATTAGGTACCTAGAGCTGGGTCCAGGACTTCTTGGACTTGCACAGGTCGCAATGCTATCAATACCAAGAGGCAAGGTAGCGACATACGCCCAATTAGCTAGGCTGTTAAATACAAGCCCCAGAGCCGTTGGCAAATTAGCCAGCGCTAATAAGCTTCCGGTGATTGTTCCTTGCCATAGAGTCATTAAGAGCGATGGCTCATTAGGTGGTTACTCAATTAGTGATTCAAGCATTAAGCTTAGGTTGCTGGAAATGGAGGGTGTACGAGTAGTTAATGGCAAAGTCGCTAAGCAACATAACGTCAGTGATACTGTACTTACAAAGAACTTTAGGGAGCTTCTGAATTACGTATCGCAGAATATGATTATTTAA
- a CDS encoding MoaD/ThiS family protein, with protein MVVRVKLVGVLSALALGKDFIELNGVITVRDVINGLRSINEKLFKRVFDVSRNELMPDIYIAVNDIDIRLLKGLDTPVKDGDEVLILAYIHGG; from the coding sequence GTGGTTGTCAGGGTTAAATTAGTGGGTGTTTTAAGTGCGTTGGCTCTTGGTAAGGATTTTATTGAGCTTAATGGTGTTATTACGGTAAGGGATGTTATTAATGGACTTAGGTCAATAAATGAGAAATTATTTAAGAGGGTATTTGATGTTTCGAGGAATGAGTTGATGCCTGATATTTATATTGCAGTTAATGATATTGACATAAGGTTGCTCAAGGGTCTTGATACACCGGTTAAGGATGGCGATGAGGTTTTAATACTGGCATATATTCATGGTGGGTAA
- a CDS encoding nicotinate phosphoribosyltransferase → MDRLFYIAKDEEILNGDATDIYFMRTIDVLRAAGLDKVKVRAEFHVVNLPRNYKWAVFAGLKEVVSLTVTKELPITIYAMPEGTLFKANEPIMVIEGNYVDFAVYETTFLGILRHYSSIASKAARIKKLAGDKSCIFFGARVVHPAIQPMVDRASYIGGCDGVAGVVGARLLGIKPSGTMPHALMIVFRHATGDHTLAWVWFDKVMPNDVPRIVLADTFLDEREESMIAAKLLGNRLYGVRLDTPSSRRGNMEAIVREVRWTLDLAGYKNVKILVSGGVDEDEIIKLRDIADMFGVGTSIAFPPSVDISMDIVEAYDEKSGRWVPITKRGKLPGFKQVYRCGDTFDDQVIPWDWEPAVCRDGSKPAPLLRKFVDNGKVAEPVPSDQEIRSYVLNQLRYAEI, encoded by the coding sequence ATGGATAGGTTATTCTATATCGCTAAGGATGAGGAGATACTTAATGGTGATGCAACTGATATTTACTTTATGAGAACCATTGATGTACTTAGAGCGGCGGGTCTTGATAAGGTTAAGGTTAGGGCTGAGTTTCATGTTGTTAATTTACCGAGGAATTATAAGTGGGCCGTGTTTGCTGGTTTAAAGGAAGTCGTGAGCCTCACGGTCACTAAGGAATTGCCGATAACCATCTACGCAATGCCTGAAGGTACGCTCTTTAAGGCCAATGAGCCAATAATGGTTATTGAGGGTAATTACGTGGATTTCGCTGTTTATGAAACAACGTTCCTAGGGATACTCAGACATTACAGTTCTATAGCCAGTAAGGCTGCCAGGATTAAGAAGCTAGCTGGTGATAAGTCATGTATATTCTTTGGTGCTAGGGTTGTTCATCCAGCAATACAACCAATGGTTGATAGGGCATCTTACATAGGTGGTTGTGATGGTGTTGCCGGCGTAGTGGGGGCTAGGTTATTGGGTATTAAACCAAGTGGTACAATGCCCCATGCATTAATGATAGTGTTTAGGCATGCAACTGGTGATCACACACTTGCCTGGGTCTGGTTTGATAAGGTAATGCCTAATGATGTTCCTAGGATAGTGCTTGCGGATACATTCCTTGATGAGCGTGAGGAGTCCATGATAGCTGCTAAACTACTCGGTAATAGGCTGTATGGTGTTAGGTTAGACACGCCGAGTAGTAGGCGTGGTAATATGGAGGCTATTGTTCGTGAGGTTAGGTGGACCCTAGACCTGGCTGGTTATAAGAATGTGAAAATACTAGTTAGTGGTGGTGTTGATGAGGATGAAATTATTAAGCTTAGGGACATTGCCGACATGTTTGGTGTTGGTACATCAATAGCCTTCCCACCAAGTGTTGATATTAGTATGGACATTGTGGAGGCTTATGACGAGAAGAGTGGGCGTTGGGTACCGATTACAAAGCGTGGTAAATTACCTGGTTTTAAGCAGGTTTATAGGTGTGGGGATACGTTTGATGATCAAGTTATTCCGTGGGATTGGGAACCAGCGGTATGTCGGGATGGTTCCAAGCCCGCACCATTACTTAGGAAATTTGTTGATAATGGTAAGGTCGCTGAGCCAGTACCTAGCGATCAGGAGATTAGGAGTTACGTGCTTAATCAATTGAGGTATGCCGAGATTTAG
- a CDS encoding THUMP domain-containing protein: MDFNLVISTGRRLEGRCADELRYIGDLIGMRIAQTSFTGFDGLITGYVDGDPVEFTRKLKDLVTTGRYIPRFVLKVVPIMRTVSTKMEDIAKAAIELANRYLSTNETYKVEVRKRGVDLDRMEIIDSIASKISNKVKLENPDKVIQLEIFPSRTGISVIREDDIFSLMKVSVGSQQGGQ, from the coding sequence GTGGATTTCAATTTAGTAATATCCACGGGAAGGAGGCTAGAGGGTAGATGTGCTGATGAACTTAGGTACATAGGCGATTTAATTGGTATGAGGATTGCCCAGACATCATTCACGGGATTTGATGGATTAATAACGGGGTATGTAGATGGCGATCCTGTGGAATTTACCAGGAAATTGAAAGATCTCGTTACTACTGGGCGATACATACCACGCTTTGTACTCAAGGTAGTACCAATAATGAGGACAGTGAGTACTAAAATGGAGGATATTGCGAAAGCCGCCATTGAATTAGCAAATAGGTACTTAAGTACCAATGAGACTTATAAGGTTGAGGTTAGAAAGAGGGGTGTTGATCTCGATAGGATGGAAATCATTGATTCAATAGCGTCGAAAATAAGTAATAAAGTCAAGCTTGAGAACCCTGATAAGGTTATTCAATTGGAGATTTTCCCATCAAGGACTGGCATAAGCGTTATTAGGGAGGACGATATATTCTCACTAATGAAGGTTAGTGTCGGTTCCCAACAAGGCGGCCAATGA
- a CDS encoding NAD(P)-dependent oxidoreductase gives MDVTVIGTGRMGSALVRRLAKQGFNVYAWNRTKDRLKDLPARSIDDISQAKGLTFIFVSDDEALNAVRGVGGDIVALSGTYSIGAVTAFNIRFTSMGKGLLAAPVVGGPADVENGTAIYLIGGPESTYQRAKEVFDKLGSIIRLPTAEAAMALKLAYNSFLIGTMALLGEYVVLGRTYGVDDDTLRALLTKTVFKEVSEKYMDRVLKPKLPPSFTLALAAKDVHYAVKSAGDAKTPLVVSSIVKSLYELLAALGFGNEDYVRAGLLELIGGLKEK, from the coding sequence ATGGACGTTACCGTAATTGGAACAGGCAGGATGGGTAGTGCGCTCGTTAGAAGATTGGCTAAGCAGGGGTTTAATGTTTATGCATGGAATAGAACTAAGGACAGGTTAAAGGATTTACCCGCAAGATCAATAGATGATATTTCACAGGCCAAGGGATTAACATTCATTTTTGTTTCTGATGATGAGGCACTAAACGCAGTTAGAGGTGTTGGCGGTGACATAGTTGCGTTGTCAGGGACCTACAGTATTGGTGCTGTTACAGCATTTAACATTAGGTTTACGAGTATGGGAAAAGGATTACTGGCCGCACCTGTTGTGGGTGGTCCCGCTGATGTTGAGAATGGAACAGCGATATACTTGATTGGTGGTCCTGAAAGTACGTACCAAAGGGCTAAGGAGGTTTTTGATAAGTTAGGTTCCATAATTAGATTACCAACTGCCGAGGCAGCAATGGCACTTAAGCTTGCCTATAATTCATTTCTAATAGGTACCATGGCATTACTTGGAGAGTATGTAGTACTTGGGAGGACTTATGGCGTTGATGATGATACACTAAGGGCATTATTAACCAAGACCGTGTTTAAGGAAGTCAGTGAGAAGTACATGGATAGGGTTCTTAAGCCTAAATTACCGCCTTCATTTACACTAGCCCTGGCTGCTAAGGACGTGCACTACGCCGTTAAATCAGCGGGTGATGCAAAGACCCCACTAGTTGTTTCCTCAATTGTTAAGTCCCTATACGAGTTATTGGCCGCCCTTGGCTTTGGGAATGAGGATTACGTTAGGGCCGGCTTGCTTGAGCTTATTGGCGGTTTAAAGGAAAAATAA
- a CDS encoding 50S ribosomal protein L31e gives MSESAKVEVERVYVINLRRTREVSRTKRSPYAIRLIRKFVARHMKVDPEKVKIDNSVNEYIWSRSIEDPPRKVEVKVTRYSDGTVKVTLNIPEKPETKTETKAAESK, from the coding sequence ATGAGCGAGAGCGCCAAGGTTGAGGTTGAGAGGGTTTACGTAATTAACCTTAGGAGGACTAGGGAGGTTTCAAGGACCAAGAGGTCTCCGTATGCCATTAGGTTGATTAGGAAGTTCGTGGCTAGGCACATGAAGGTTGACCCTGAGAAGGTTAAGATAGATAATAGTGTTAATGAGTATATTTGGTCTAGGAGCATTGAGGACCCACCAAGGAAGGTCGAGGTTAAGGTTACCAGGTATAGTGATGGCACGGTCAAGGTCACGCTAAACATTCCTGAGAAACCTGAAACAAAGACCGAGACAAAGGCTGCAGAGTCGAAGTAG